The following are encoded together in the Capsulimonas corticalis genome:
- the murD gene encoding UDP-N-acetylmuramoyl-L-alanine--D-glutamate ligase, which translates to MQEEFANKTIAVLGLARSGMACAEVLTALGATVRLYDSKPEAEIAGAVAAARALGIEPRVGGAAVDYAELDCLITSPGVRRDAAVLQDAVRAGVPVWSEIEAAYRVARAPMMAITGTNGKTTTTALLGEMTRAAGLKTFVAGNIAAGEIALPLIKAAFEAAPEDVIVAEISSFQLEWIEEFRPRVAALLNITPDHGDRQTPEEYAAAKWRIFENQGPSDTAVINEALLGDARLGKVAAKVEAFSHKNISERLSEFVQVSGLKLIGTHNQENVLAAALMARAFGVPPEAIQRAAAEFRGVVHRLEPVAEIDGVRYINNSMCTNADAFVRSLEAIEQPAVVVMGGVFKGGDLSTIARAVRDGDVRSVVLIGRSAPQIDEALRAGGYTATHRAESLQAATEQARDLARPGDVVVLAPACASFDMFKDFEDRGDQFKEAVRRLERVAL; encoded by the coding sequence ATGCAAGAAGAGTTCGCCAATAAAACAATCGCCGTTCTTGGCCTCGCGCGCAGCGGGATGGCGTGCGCGGAGGTGCTGACGGCGCTGGGCGCGACGGTGCGCCTTTACGACAGCAAGCCGGAGGCGGAGATCGCCGGGGCGGTCGCGGCGGCGCGGGCGCTGGGGATTGAGCCGCGTGTGGGCGGCGCCGCTGTGGACTATGCCGAGCTGGATTGTTTGATCACCAGCCCGGGGGTGCGGCGCGATGCGGCTGTGCTGCAGGACGCGGTGCGCGCGGGCGTGCCGGTGTGGAGCGAGATTGAGGCGGCGTACCGTGTGGCGCGCGCGCCGATGATGGCGATTACGGGGACCAACGGCAAGACGACGACCACGGCGCTGCTGGGCGAAATGACCCGGGCGGCGGGGCTGAAGACGTTTGTCGCGGGAAATATCGCCGCCGGGGAGATCGCGCTGCCGCTGATCAAAGCCGCGTTTGAGGCGGCGCCGGAAGATGTGATCGTCGCGGAGATTTCCTCGTTCCAGCTGGAATGGATTGAGGAGTTCCGGCCGCGCGTGGCGGCCCTGCTCAATATCACGCCCGATCATGGCGATCGGCAGACGCCCGAGGAGTACGCGGCGGCGAAGTGGCGCATCTTTGAAAACCAGGGACCGAGCGATACGGCGGTCATAAATGAGGCGCTTTTGGGAGATGCGCGGCTGGGAAAAGTCGCCGCGAAGGTCGAAGCGTTCAGCCATAAAAATATATCCGAGCGGCTTTCGGAATTTGTACAGGTTTCCGGGTTAAAATTGATCGGGACTCACAATCAGGAAAACGTTTTGGCGGCGGCGCTGATGGCGCGCGCGTTCGGCGTTCCGCCGGAGGCGATCCAGAGGGCGGCGGCCGAGTTCCGGGGCGTCGTGCATCGCCTGGAGCCGGTCGCGGAGATCGATGGCGTGCGCTATATCAACAACTCGATGTGCACCAACGCCGACGCCTTTGTGCGCTCGCTGGAGGCGATCGAGCAGCCCGCCGTGGTGGTGATGGGCGGCGTGTTCAAGGGCGGCGATCTGAGTACGATCGCGCGGGCGGTGCGGGACGGCGATGTGCGGTCGGTGGTGCTGATCGGGCGGTCCGCGCCGCAGATCGATGAAGCGTTACGGGCGGGCGGATATACGGCGACGCATCGCGCGGAAAGCTTGCAGGCGGCGACGGAGCAGGCGCGGGATTTGGCGCGGCCGGGGGACGTGGTCGTCCTCGCGCCGGCGTGCGCGTCATTCGATATGTTTAAAGATTTTGAGGACCGGGGCGACCAGTTCAAGGAAGCCGTGCGGCGGCTGGAGCGCGTGGCGTTATGA
- a CDS encoding UDP-N-acetylglucosamine--N-acetylmuramyl-(pentapeptide) pyrophosphoryl-undecaprenol N-acetylglucosamine transferase, producing the protein MTKQSKAQDTGKRELRILVTGGGTGGHVAPALAVIQTIREQSESADWTPTFLYVGSEGGVEKGLAASAGVPFAGVQSGKLRRASRWYKMLSLQNLMDLFRIPVGVGQALGEVRKFRPDVVFATGGYVSVPPVIAGWSLRAPVLTHEQTVQVGLANQINARFAARIALSFEGALEELPPRIRPRAFVTGNPVRKVIFGGDRDRAREFCGFDPADDALPTVYVTGGARGARKLNLSLLEAMPELLTQCRVILQCGQNSDFETVTARVQELKDHLVRRVFVTPFLGSEIGDIYALADVVVGRSGAGTVTEVSALGKPALLIPLVPTGGDEQNRNARRLVEAGAAALLPNVDLDGARLAHEILALVGDPERLARMGKATLALARPRAAQDLAEAVIGLAQGRK; encoded by the coding sequence ATGACGAAACAAAGCAAGGCTCAGGACACGGGCAAGCGCGAGCTGCGCATTTTGGTGACGGGCGGCGGGACCGGCGGCCATGTCGCCCCGGCGCTCGCGGTGATCCAGACGATTCGGGAGCAATCCGAGAGCGCCGATTGGACTCCGACCTTTTTGTACGTGGGCAGTGAGGGCGGCGTGGAGAAGGGGCTGGCGGCGAGCGCAGGCGTGCCCTTCGCGGGCGTCCAGAGCGGCAAGCTGCGCCGCGCGTCGCGCTGGTACAAGATGCTGTCGCTTCAGAACCTGATGGATCTGTTTCGGATTCCGGTGGGCGTCGGGCAGGCGCTGGGCGAAGTGCGAAAGTTTCGTCCCGATGTGGTCTTCGCGACGGGCGGGTATGTGAGCGTGCCGCCGGTGATCGCCGGATGGTCGCTGCGCGCGCCGGTGCTCACGCACGAGCAGACGGTGCAGGTGGGGCTGGCGAACCAGATCAACGCGCGCTTCGCGGCGCGGATCGCGCTGAGCTTTGAGGGCGCTCTGGAGGAGCTGCCGCCGCGCATTCGGCCCCGCGCCTTTGTCACGGGGAATCCGGTGCGCAAGGTGATCTTTGGCGGCGACCGAGACCGGGCGCGGGAGTTTTGCGGCTTCGATCCGGCGGACGACGCGCTGCCGACGGTGTATGTGACGGGCGGGGCGCGGGGCGCGCGCAAGCTTAACTTATCTTTACTGGAAGCGATGCCGGAATTACTGACTCAGTGCCGCGTGATTTTGCAGTGCGGCCAGAATTCGGACTTTGAGACGGTGACGGCGCGCGTTCAGGAACTTAAAGATCACTTGGTTCGCCGTGTTTTTGTGACGCCGTTTCTCGGGAGTGAGATCGGCGATATCTACGCGCTGGCGGACGTGGTGGTTGGACGCAGCGGCGCCGGTACGGTGACGGAAGTTTCGGCGCTGGGGAAGCCGGCGCTGCTGATCCCGCTGGTTCCCACAGGCGGCGACGAGCAGAACCGCAACGCGCGCCGGCTGGTCGAAGCGGGCGCGGCGGCGCTGCTGCCGAACGTGGACCTGGACGGAGCGCGATTGGCTCATGAGATCCTGGCGTTGGTTGGCGATCCCGAGCGATTGGCGCGGATGGGAAAGGCGACATTGGCCCTCGCGCGCCCTCGCGCCGCGCAGGATCTCGCCGAGGCGGTGATCGGGCTGGCGCAGGGGCGCAAATGA
- a CDS encoding UDP-N-acetylmuramoyl-L-alanyl-D-glutamate--2,6-diaminopimelate ligase, with protein sequence MTMTLKTLSELAALLPDSQRYGEDVEIAALAYDSRQVVPGALFIALSGAKSDGHDFIAEALGRGAAALAIDSDRTAWYGDQGVPVIAVPSTRAALPVLASHFYDEPSRQLQLIGVTGTNGKTTTAHMIESIFRILGDRTGLIGTLGGMINGKPVPLERTTPESADLQRMFAEMLEQGVRRVVMEVSSEGALQGRTTGCAFDIGVFTNLTQDHLNTHGTMEAYFEQKLRLFTEYPDAFPEKVFTGVVNGDDEYGVRILAALEAAGRPALRYSMEDDTATIRARIHEVSPGGTRFDILYQPPVGSTVVIPVSLRLGGLFNVANALAAAGAAIAMRVPPVAIQNGLEALGGVPGRFETVETGDRGFHIIVDYAHTPDGLQRVLESARALKPARLISVFGCGGDRDPKKRPIMGKISFDLADITIVTSDNPRTENPDAILEEIVKGIPSGVDGACVFAQVDRRLAIKQALCEIAQPGDLVVIAGKGHESGQQFAHHKIPFDDRQVAREVLEQCS encoded by the coding sequence ATGACTATGACATTAAAGACACTCAGTGAGCTGGCCGCGCTTTTGCCGGACAGCCAGCGATACGGCGAGGATGTGGAGATCGCGGCGCTCGCCTACGACTCCCGGCAGGTCGTTCCGGGCGCGTTGTTTATCGCCCTCAGCGGGGCGAAGAGCGACGGGCATGACTTTATCGCGGAGGCGCTCGGGCGCGGCGCGGCGGCGCTGGCGATCGACAGCGACCGCACGGCGTGGTATGGCGATCAGGGCGTTCCGGTGATCGCGGTCCCGAGCACACGAGCGGCGCTGCCCGTGCTGGCGTCCCATTTTTACGATGAGCCTTCCCGGCAATTGCAGCTGATCGGCGTCACCGGCACGAACGGTAAGACGACGACGGCGCATATGATCGAGAGCATCTTTCGGATACTTGGCGACCGGACAGGGCTGATCGGCACGCTCGGCGGCATGATCAACGGCAAGCCCGTCCCGCTGGAGCGCACGACCCCGGAGTCGGCGGACTTGCAGCGGATGTTCGCCGAGATGCTGGAGCAGGGCGTGCGCCGCGTCGTCATGGAGGTCTCCTCCGAAGGCGCCCTGCAAGGGCGCACCACGGGCTGCGCGTTCGATATCGGCGTTTTTACGAACTTGACCCAGGACCATCTCAATACGCACGGCACGATGGAGGCGTACTTCGAGCAGAAGCTGCGACTCTTTACCGAGTATCCCGACGCCTTTCCCGAGAAGGTCTTCACCGGCGTCGTCAACGGCGACGATGAGTACGGCGTGCGAATTCTCGCCGCGCTGGAAGCGGCCGGCCGGCCGGCGCTGCGCTATTCCATGGAGGACGACACCGCGACGATCCGCGCGCGAATCCATGAGGTCAGCCCCGGTGGAACGCGCTTTGATATCCTCTATCAGCCTCCCGTAGGAAGCACGGTCGTCATTCCCGTGAGTTTGCGCTTGGGCGGCCTGTTCAATGTGGCGAACGCCCTGGCGGCGGCGGGCGCGGCCATCGCGATGCGCGTGCCGCCGGTCGCGATCCAGAACGGTCTGGAGGCGCTCGGCGGCGTTCCCGGCCGGTTTGAGACGGTGGAGACGGGAGATCGCGGATTCCATATTATCGTGGATTACGCGCACACCCCCGATGGGCTTCAGCGCGTGCTGGAATCGGCGCGGGCGCTCAAACCCGCCCGCTTGATCTCGGTCTTCGGATGCGGCGGCGACCGCGATCCCAAGAAGCGCCCGATCATGGGCAAGATTTCATTCGATCTGGCCGACATCACGATCGTTACTAGCGATAACCCGCGCACGGAGAATCCCGACGCGATTCTTGAGGAGATCGTCAAGGGGATCCCCAGCGGCGTGGACGGCGCGTGTGTGTTCGCTCAGGTGGATCGGCGGCTGGCGATCAAGCAGGCGCTGTGCGAAATCGCGCAGCCCGGCGATCTGGTAGTGATCGCCGGCAAGGGGCACGAATCCGGGCAGCAGTTCGCGCACCATAAGATTCCGTTCGACGACCGCCAGGTGGCGCGTGAGGTTCTTGAGCAATGCAGCTGA
- a CDS encoding UDP-N-acetylmuramoyl-tripeptide--D-alanyl-D-alanine ligase: MQLTFAEVAGALTPRATLHEAEGTRTFSGVSTDTRTLQPGDLFVALVSEKADGHAHAARAEELGAAALIVSHPIENSRLPQIIVEDTEIAYGRIARLWRDRFAIPVIAVTGSVGKTTTKEMLFAALAPLGLVLKTPASQNNETGVPKALLQLTPEHRAAIVEMGMRGVGQIDYLCRIANPTAGLITVIADNHRELLGSREAIADAKGELADYVPEGGFLVLNHDDAFFGHLKAKTKARVVSYGLEDGADIQGRDPLFENGTWRVTVGVTPVTVPSPSRHDIGNALAAYAVAVTLGIAPDDVAAALRNYAPPPMRMEVVMLASRGVTVLNDSYNAAPASVRSALETLTSHGSGRKIAFLGDMKELGDVSRAAHIGLGEAIAELGGVDALYTVGELAADIAGAARRFADSAEAAAFAAKDFEWRAGDVALVKGSRAMAMEKIASAIQNLEQNLETKPMAETTVDHG, from the coding sequence ATGCAGCTGACGTTCGCGGAGGTTGCGGGGGCGCTGACGCCTCGCGCGACGCTTCATGAAGCCGAGGGAACACGGACGTTTTCCGGAGTTTCGACCGACACGCGCACTTTGCAGCCGGGCGACCTTTTCGTGGCGCTGGTCAGCGAAAAGGCCGACGGCCACGCGCACGCCGCGCGCGCGGAAGAGCTCGGCGCGGCCGCGCTGATCGTTTCCCACCCCATCGAGAATAGCCGGCTGCCGCAGATTATTGTGGAAGATACCGAGATCGCTTATGGAAGAATAGCTCGTCTCTGGCGCGATCGTTTCGCTATTCCTGTGATCGCCGTTACCGGCAGCGTCGGCAAGACGACCACCAAAGAGATGCTGTTCGCCGCGCTCGCGCCGCTGGGGCTGGTCCTGAAGACGCCCGCCAGCCAGAACAACGAGACCGGCGTTCCGAAAGCATTGCTGCAATTGACGCCCGAGCATCGGGCGGCCATTGTGGAGATGGGAATGCGCGGCGTCGGCCAGATCGACTACCTTTGCCGGATCGCGAACCCGACGGCGGGATTGATCACCGTGATCGCCGACAACCATCGCGAACTTCTCGGTTCGCGAGAAGCGATCGCCGACGCCAAGGGCGAACTCGCGGATTATGTCCCCGAGGGCGGCTTTCTCGTTTTGAACCACGACGACGCGTTCTTCGGCCATTTGAAAGCGAAGACCAAGGCGCGCGTGGTGAGCTACGGATTGGAAGACGGCGCGGATATTCAAGGCCGCGATCCGCTTTTTGAAAATGGAACATGGCGTGTCACGGTCGGCGTCACACCCGTGACGGTCCCGAGCCCGTCGCGCCATGATATCGGCAATGCGCTCGCCGCCTACGCCGTCGCTGTGACGCTGGGAATCGCTCCCGATGACGTCGCGGCGGCTTTAAGAAATTACGCGCCGCCGCCGATGCGGATGGAAGTCGTCATGCTGGCGTCACGCGGCGTCACGGTGCTCAACGATAGCTATAACGCCGCGCCGGCGTCGGTGCGCAGCGCGCTGGAGACGCTGACCTCGCACGGCTCCGGCCGCAAGATCGCGTTTCTGGGCGATATGAAGGAACTGGGCGACGTGTCCCGCGCGGCCCACATTGGACTGGGCGAAGCGATCGCGGAGCTGGGCGGCGTCGATGCGCTCTACACGGTCGGGGAGCTTGCGGCGGATATCGCGGGCGCGGCTCGGCGCTTCGCGGACAGCGCGGAAGCCGCCGCGTTCGCGGCAAAAGATTTTGAGTGGCGCGCCGGCGATGTCGCGCTCGTGAAGGGATCGCGCGCGATGGCGATGGAAAAGATCGCGTCTGCGATTCAGAACTTAGAGCAGAATTTGGAAACGAAGCCGATGGCGGAAACGACGGTGGACCATGGCTAA
- the mraY gene encoding phospho-N-acetylmuramoyl-pentapeptide-transferase produces MANSPLSAQNLIALLVAFFVVLATGPRVIAWLHKLKFGQNINTDAPSSHAKKQGTPTMGGVMIVIGVLVSLVVSLLLGHPPHPLGSELLAVTLVFIGHSAIGFLDDYLSIKRGKSLGLKARHKLLWQFVIAGGFVFWLYETALPGFTTQVAIWPGHLVDLGIAYYVIAMLFIMGLSNATNLTDGLDGLLGGLTIFAALGVSWTVYTLAPGFEQLPWFGYALAGGCLGFLWFNAHPAKVFMGDTGSLAIGASLAAMAIIGKQEILLLIFSLVFLLELFSVIIQVGVVRLTGGKAIGRRVFRRTPIHHHFEEMQWPETVVVARFWIVGVLALAVGLLLARRFVTWII; encoded by the coding sequence ATGGCTAACTCTCCACTGTCCGCGCAAAATTTGATCGCGCTGCTCGTCGCCTTCTTCGTCGTGCTAGCGACCGGCCCGCGTGTGATCGCGTGGCTGCACAAGTTAAAGTTCGGCCAGAACATCAATACGGACGCGCCAAGTTCGCATGCGAAGAAGCAGGGGACGCCCACGATGGGCGGCGTCATGATCGTGATCGGGGTCCTCGTGTCCCTGGTCGTTTCGCTGCTGCTTGGGCATCCCCCGCACCCGCTGGGATCCGAACTGCTGGCCGTCACGCTTGTGTTCATCGGTCACTCCGCCATCGGCTTCCTCGACGATTACCTCAGCATTAAGCGCGGCAAATCGCTGGGCCTCAAAGCCCGCCATAAGCTGCTCTGGCAGTTCGTAATCGCCGGTGGCTTCGTCTTCTGGCTGTACGAAACGGCGCTGCCTGGCTTTACCACGCAGGTCGCAATTTGGCCGGGGCATCTGGTCGATCTCGGAATCGCGTATTATGTGATCGCGATGCTGTTCATCATGGGCCTGTCCAACGCCACCAATCTGACGGACGGCCTGGACGGTCTGCTCGGCGGCCTGACGATCTTTGCGGCGCTCGGCGTCTCCTGGACGGTCTACACGCTGGCTCCCGGCTTCGAGCAGCTTCCGTGGTTCGGCTACGCGCTCGCCGGCGGATGCCTCGGGTTTCTCTGGTTCAACGCGCATCCCGCCAAAGTCTTCATGGGCGACACCGGCTCGCTGGCGATCGGCGCATCGCTCGCGGCCATGGCGATCATCGGCAAACAAGAGATCCTGCTGCTGATCTTTAGCCTTGTCTTCCTCTTGGAACTGTTCAGCGTGATTATCCAGGTGGGTGTCGTGCGGCTGACGGGCGGCAAGGCGATCGGTCGCCGCGTGTTTCGCCGGACCCCGATCCATCATCACTTCGAGGAGATGCAGTGGCCGGAGACAGTCGTCGTCGCCCGTTTCTGGATCGTGGGGGTGCTGGCGCTCGCCGTGGGCTTGCTGCTCGCTCGGCGGTTTGTGACGTGGATTATTTGA
- the murC gene encoding UDP-N-acetylmuramate--L-alanine ligase has translation MSETIHFVGVGGVGMSGLARIVAAQGGAVTGSDARDSETLEALRKEHGIRAVAGHHADNVNGATLVVVSAAVKKDNPEVVAARAQGIPVISRAQMLGRLMDNYKRSIAVTGTHGKTTTTGMIAMVLEQAGLDPTVLIGGDLPAYGGNARLGKSDVFLTEACEAYDSFLELNPRYAVITNIEADHLDYYGDLANVLRSFRRFLTQVSEKAIVCGYDENVRTMLMDRTGLPETMNYGLYEHVNVRATEVTLDGLNPSYAVTYKGERLGVITLSVPGIHNVANSLAAVSVGLELGIAFEDIAVGLANFTGTGRRFERLGETPGGVLVIDDYAHHPTEIRATLAAARHGYPNRRLVAVFQPHLPSRTNDFKEQFAESFRDADHVFLTDIYLAREQPIEGVTGAALAALTADRRGASHVTYVADKAMIPARLGEYTHPGDVVIALGAGHDVRTVAEAFVAQGRESMAVAH, from the coding sequence GTGAGCGAAACGATTCATTTTGTGGGCGTCGGGGGCGTGGGCATGAGTGGCCTCGCGCGCATCGTCGCCGCGCAAGGAGGCGCGGTGACGGGGTCCGACGCACGGGATTCTGAAACGCTGGAAGCACTGCGAAAAGAGCATGGGATTCGCGCCGTGGCGGGGCACCATGCCGACAATGTGAACGGCGCGACCCTGGTGGTCGTGTCGGCGGCGGTCAAAAAGGACAACCCGGAAGTCGTCGCGGCGCGCGCGCAGGGCATTCCGGTCATCTCCCGAGCGCAGATGCTCGGACGACTGATGGATAACTACAAGCGCAGCATCGCCGTGACGGGAACGCACGGCAAGACGACCACGACGGGCATGATCGCGATGGTGCTGGAGCAGGCCGGTCTCGATCCGACCGTGCTGATCGGCGGCGACCTGCCGGCCTATGGCGGCAATGCGCGCCTCGGCAAAAGCGATGTCTTCCTGACCGAAGCCTGCGAGGCGTACGACTCTTTTCTAGAGCTCAATCCGCGCTACGCCGTCATTACAAACATCGAAGCCGATCACCTCGATTACTACGGCGATCTCGCCAACGTGCTGCGCTCCTTCCGCCGATTTCTGACACAGGTGTCGGAAAAGGCGATCGTCTGCGGCTACGACGAGAACGTCCGCACGATGCTGATGGACAGAACGGGGCTGCCGGAGACCATGAACTACGGTCTCTACGAGCACGTCAACGTCCGGGCGACCGAGGTCACCCTGGACGGCCTTAACCCCTCTTACGCCGTGACTTACAAAGGCGAGCGCCTGGGCGTGATCACGCTGAGCGTGCCGGGAATCCACAATGTCGCCAACTCTCTGGCGGCGGTGTCGGTGGGACTGGAGCTTGGGATCGCGTTTGAGGACATCGCGGTGGGCCTCGCGAACTTCACCGGAACCGGCCGGCGCTTTGAGCGTCTGGGGGAAACGCCGGGCGGAGTGCTGGTCATCGACGACTACGCGCACCACCCGACGGAGATCCGAGCGACGCTGGCCGCCGCCCGCCACGGCTATCCGAACCGGCGGCTGGTTGCTGTCTTCCAGCCGCACCTGCCGAGCCGCACGAACGACTTCAAGGAGCAGTTCGCGGAGAGCTTCCGGGACGCCGACCACGTCTTCCTGACCGATATCTATCTGGCGCGCGAACAGCCCATCGAAGGCGTCACCGGCGCGGCCCTCGCGGCGCTGACCGCCGACCGGCGCGGCGCTTCGCACGTCACCTATGTGGCGGACAAGGCGATGATCCCGGCGCGTCTGGG
- the ftsW gene encoding putative lipid II flippase FtsW, whose translation MNIAKTKPASAGPVKQRMDVLLLLVTMMLIGMGIVTVFDASYALAIETRHNDAFYFVKRQALFGGIGALAMVLTAYIPFWRWRRNAFPAVCVSVILLIAVFVPHIGHSLNGARRWLGVGPFQFQPSELAKLTLVIYLAQICSAGPKIMRNFKLGVLPPLIVMAVVCGLIAKEPDLGTAIVLCGTGLVMLFVAGARPKYMGGVLGVVGVIVTGYVFSKQYRMDRMTAFLNPKADQFNNGYQVWHALLALGSGGLAGVGLGEGREKFFLPMAPTDFIFAVIAEEWGMIGTMALLIVFTLLAARGYSIAHGTKDPFGALLAVGLTTLVCLQSVINIAVATSSIPNTGVPLPFISYGGSSLVLNMIGIGILLNISKYPEGRGKPEERAVSPGEEAFERRWDRAPYAPRVTPDTLTAYSREASRLTRGAEIDRRRPRTGPAPRRVDRAKKRHLTVDRDE comes from the coding sequence ATGAATATCGCGAAGACAAAACCGGCCTCGGCCGGACCGGTCAAGCAGCGGATGGATGTGCTGCTCCTGCTGGTGACGATGATGCTCATCGGCATGGGGATCGTCACGGTCTTCGACGCTTCTTATGCGCTGGCGATCGAAACGCGCCACAACGACGCCTTTTACTTTGTGAAGCGGCAGGCGCTGTTCGGCGGCATCGGCGCGCTGGCGATGGTCCTGACGGCGTACATCCCGTTCTGGCGCTGGCGGCGCAACGCCTTCCCGGCGGTCTGCGTCTCCGTGATCCTGCTGATCGCGGTCTTCGTGCCGCACATCGGTCACTCGCTCAACGGCGCGCGGCGCTGGCTGGGCGTCGGCCCGTTTCAGTTCCAGCCGTCGGAGCTGGCGAAGCTGACGCTGGTGATCTATCTGGCGCAGATCTGCTCGGCCGGCCCCAAGATCATGCGCAACTTCAAGCTGGGCGTGCTGCCGCCGCTGATCGTGATGGCGGTGGTCTGCGGGCTGATCGCCAAGGAGCCGGACCTGGGCACGGCGATCGTGCTGTGCGGAACAGGACTGGTGATGCTCTTTGTCGCCGGCGCGCGCCCCAAGTATATGGGCGGCGTGCTCGGCGTGGTCGGCGTGATCGTCACAGGTTACGTCTTCAGCAAGCAGTATCGCATGGACCGGATGACGGCCTTTCTCAATCCCAAGGCCGATCAGTTCAACAATGGCTATCAAGTCTGGCACGCGCTGCTCGCGCTCGGCTCCGGCGGTCTGGCGGGCGTCGGGCTGGGCGAGGGGCGTGAGAAGTTCTTCCTGCCGATGGCGCCGACGGACTTTATCTTCGCGGTGATCGCGGAGGAGTGGGGGATGATCGGGACGATGGCCCTGCTGATCGTCTTCACCCTGCTCGCCGCGCGCGGTTATTCGATCGCGCATGGAACCAAAGACCCGTTCGGCGCGCTGCTTGCGGTGGGCCTGACGACGCTGGTGTGCCTGCAATCGGTGATCAATATCGCCGTCGCGACGTCGTCCATTCCGAACACCGGCGTGCCGCTGCCGTTTATCTCTTACGGCGGATCGTCGCTGGTGCTCAATATGATCGGCATCGGGATCCTGCTCAATATCTCGAAGTATCCGGAAGGGCGCGGCAAGCCCGAGGAGCGCGCCGTGTCGCCGGGCGAGGAAGCCTTTGAGCGCCGCTGGGACCGCGCGCCCTATGCGCCGCGCGTGACGCCCGACACGCTGACCGCGTACAGCCGCGAGGCGTCGCGCCTGACGCGCGGCGCGGAGATCGACCGGCGTCGCCCGCGTACCGGCCCCGCGCCGCGCCGGGTGGACCGCGCAAAGAAGCGTCACCTGACGGTCGATCGCGACGAATGA